A section of the Entelurus aequoreus isolate RoL-2023_Sb linkage group LG21, RoL_Eaeq_v1.1, whole genome shotgun sequence genome encodes:
- the LOC133638914 gene encoding splicing factor ESS-2 homolog has translation MEGSASVRRALSGTLVPAAVTTVALRQEPQETDAGKPKRNVLIEEDYIESLEKIIQRDFFPDVTKLQAQKDYLDAEESGDLERMREISIRYGNSLSKNTPRSSAPYVTPASFETPVGNVGSPTMSQTSRGVDGESTMADKREENQLPSLDRFLAKNTSEDNASFEQIMDLAEDKEKMKHSWLYEAEAEFKERHEQNLALPPTEKAALECVKAGLETWEYKAKNALMYYPEGVKDDDALFKKPREVVHKNTRFMGDPFSKALNKSQIKEAAALNAQFKQGKVGPDGKELIPHDSPSVNGYGFERTPSPAPGVAESPLMTWGEIESTPFRLDGSDTPYAERNHGPSFKIPEPGRRERLGLKMANEAAAKNRAKKQEALRKVTENLASLTPKGLSPALTPALQRLVNRTSNKYTDKALRASYTPSPSHTIAGCKSPFGGPATPTGTPTPDKTKTPSAQDLSSLTDNLLQLPKRRKASDFF, from the exons ATGGAAGGCAGCGCCAGTGTGAGGAGAGCACTGTCCGGGACCCTCGTCCCCGCGGCTGTCACCACCGTCGCCCTGAGACAAGAGCCTCAAGAGACGGACGCTGGGAAGCCCAAGAGAAATGTTCTCATCGAAGAGGATTATATTGAG AGCTTGGAGAAGATCATTCAGAGGGACTTCTTTCCAGATGTAACAAAACTACAGGCCCAGAAGGACTACCTTGATGCGGAGGAAAGTGGAGACTTGGAGAGGATGAGAGAGATATCTATTCGTTATGGgaattctttgtcgaaaaacacACCGCGATCCTCCGCACCCT ACGTGACGCCAGCTAGCTTTGAAACACCAGTGGGCAACGTCGGATCTCCAACCATGTCTCAGACCAGTAGAGGTGTGGACGGTG AAAGCACTATGGCTGACAAGAGAGAGGAAAACCAGCTACCCTCGCTGGATCGCTTCCTTGCCAAAAATACCAGCGAAGATAACGCGTCATTTGAACAGATAATGGACCTGGCAGAGGATAAGGAGAAGATGAAGCACTCTTGGTTGTATGAAGCTGAAGCAGAATTCAAAGAG CGTCATGAGCAGAATCTGGCCTTACCGCCGACAGAGAAGGCCGCGCTTGAATGTGTCAAAGCCGGGCTGGAGACGTGGGAATATAAAGCCAAGAATGCCCTGATGTATTATCCAGAGG GTGTCAAAGATGACGACGCCCTCTTTAAGAAACCACGGGAGGTGGTTCACAAGAACACACGTTTCATGGGAGATCCGTTTAGCAAAGCTCTGAATAAAAGCCAGATTAAGGAAGCGGCAGCACTCAATGCACAG TTCAAGCAGGGCAAAGTTGGTCCAGACGGGAAAGAGCTGATCCCACACGATTCCCCGTCAGTGAATGGTTACGGCTTTGAAAGAACGCCCTCCCCTGCACCTG GTGTGGCCGAGTCGCCTCTGATGACATGGGGTGAAATAGAAAGCACGCCTTTTCGCCTGGATGGATCCGACACCCCGTATGCCGAAAGGAACCACGGCCCATCCTTTAAG ATCCCAGAACCAGGGAGAAGAGAGCGACTGGGTTTAAAGATGGCCAACGAAGCGGCTGCCAAAAATCGCGCCAAAAAGCAGGAGGCGTTGCGAAAGGTCACAGAGAACCTGGCCAG TCTAACACCGAAAGGCTTGAGCCCGGCGCTCACCCCTGCCCTGCAGAGGCTGGTCAACCGGACGTCCAACAAGTACACGGACAAAGCGCTACGAGCCAGCTACACGCCGTCGCCCTCGCACACAATCGCCGGCTGCAAGTCCCCCTTCGGTGGTCCGGCCACTCCCACTGGGACGCCCACGCCGGACAAAACCAAGACGCCGAGCGCACAGGACCTTTCGTCACTCACAGACAATCTGTTGCAGCTTCCCAAGAGGCGGAAAGCGTCAGACTTTTTCTAA